Within the Rhodopirellula bahusiensis genome, the region CGTGGTGACTTCTTCCGTCGCCTGCTCGACCGGTGAAGCTTCAGGCGAACGTTGCGGCGTTTGTGTTTTTAGCTGGCTGCGAGCCAATTCGAATTCCGCTTCGCGAACGATCCGGGCCGGGATCTTTTCCTCCGCCTCCGTTCCCCAGGGCAAACCATAGCCGGGAGGAATCGCGTGAAACCCTTCGTTGGCAGCGTACCAGTGAACGGTCATCCCCATTCGCGGTGGGTAGTAAGCTTCGAAATCAGTGACCGAGCCGACCACGATCGCTTCGACATCCATCATTTGGGCGAGACGCTGAAAGTCCGCCCCAACACGAGGTTCACCGTACTGCATCGAGTAAGCCCGATACTGAGTCGAGGTGACGCCCACCGGCAACACTTCAAACCCGGGAATCGCCTGCAGTGCGGCGTAATACGACCGGGCGACCGCCTCGCCATCCACGTTGGGCTGGTGGCTTTGGTTGTAGAAAGGCAGCACCGCAACCCGCTTCATCTGCGGGAAGGGATTGTGCAGCGTGTCTCGCTGACGCGTTTCCGGAACCAGCGTGCAGCCACTCAACAGCGAAACGCTCAGACACACCCACACCATCGTGGTGCGAGTCCAAGCGGACGCGAGCAAGAATGTCATTTGGCGAGCCATGTGTTTCACGATCGACCCCTCGGTCATCGCGCAATGTCTCCACCCCCACAACCCTCATCGGCCCACCGCCCCCGGATTCTTCACCCCAATCCGAAGAATTTCGCTCTTTCTCCTGAAACGAATTGTCGGGCACGTCGCTCCGCCACGCCAGCTCCGAACCAGGAAGCGGCGGCATCCGGCGAGGCCAACATCGACACCTCAAAAAAGGCCGCACTGCTCACGCTCCCGAGTCGCTTCTCGTCTGGGCGAAGTCGCGGCGGCCTGCTAAAATCCCCGTTCCGGATGGGTGGCCGAGTGGACGAAGGCTCTAGTCTTGAAAACTGAAAGCAGCCTCCCACGCTACCCCGCAAAACGCACGTTTCCCTATAAAAGAAACACCACTTTCGCTTTTGCGTGAAACCCCGTTTGGTCGCGTTAATCCCTCAAAAAAAGGGTATACCCTTTTTGGGACTGGTCGCTCACGAGCCACCACCCAACGCCTCCACCAGCTCCGCACGCTTCCGATCAAACGCTCTGGTCCCACGGTTGCCCGATGGGATCCGCTGGAACAATCCGCGATTTTGCGTGCGGGCATGGGTCTGATTTCCCGCGTCTTTCGTTTGGCGTCCTGTGCGACCCACTGACGCACGTTCTCGGTTCTGTGGCTCATCAATCACGCTCGGTGCTGAACCGCTGCGAGCGTTGACGCTGTGAGACGGTTTTTCGCTCCGCTCTCGATCAAGCTCATCCAAACGCACCGCGGCGGCTCGCTCCGCATCGGTGGCGAAACGATCCAGGTCAACCGCGGTCAATTTGCGGAACGTCAGCCCCTCGATGATGAACTCGGCAACGCCACGGGACTGCCCATCGCGCCGGACGGAATCGCGGATCTCGTTGGCTTCACGCTTGGCGGGTCCATCGATTCGAGCGGCGGCCCGCTGGGCGGCTTCGTGCTCATCGAACGGCGGCGGCGTCTTGCCGGTTAGCCAATTGGCAAGCTGCCCCGGTTCCCATCGCTGGGGATCCCGATTGCCTCCGGCCTCGATGAACAATTCACGAATGAACTCGATCGACCAACCTCGATGGGTTGCGACCGCAACGGCAACCGCGGCTGACTTTAAGCCCCATCGATAAAGCTCGCCCACCAACACCACCTCCGCTTCGTTGTCAGGGCGATTGGTGGGGGCGTTTGAAGTTGCGATTGATGGGGCGTTTTGCAGCCGCTGTGCGGGCCTCTGAGACACGCTGGGCGGCTCACTGGAAACACGCAGGGCGGGTGACTGATCCACGCTGTGCGGGGAACGTGACACGCTGGGCGGGTCTCGGTGGTTGGCGGTCTCAATCAAGTCCTCAACTTGATGACTTGATCCAACCAACCGAAACACGGAACCCCAAACCACCCTATGCCGGTTCGGTGCCATCCGATGCGGACGGTCAGCCGTGATCAAGTCTTGGGCAATCAGCGCGGCGATGGCCAAGCCGATCGCGGTGGTTCCGCATCCGACCTCATCGGCCAACGTGGACTGAGACGCGAAGCAATCGCCCCGGCCTTGGTGATCATCGATTGCACGCAGGGTCGCTTTCTGGATCGCTCCCGACACCTTGCGGCCTTTGTGCTTGAACGTGTCCAGCTTGATCTTCCGCAACGCTGCGAGCTGTTCGCCTCTGGTTTGCTGTTCAATCATTCTTCCACCCTCGCAATCACGGGGCGGTCGAACACGTAGTCGCGGACCAATTCGAAAGACTTCGTGCGGACGTTTTCTGCGTCATCGAAGAACGTCAGCTCAAACGCCAGCACGCCCGAAAGCATCGCGGCATAGATTCGACGGTGGAACGTCCTTTGTGGGTCCATTGTCGAACACGGCCCCCACACGGGAACCACTGCGGACAATTGGCAAAGCTGTTCCGTCTGGCGAGCCAATCGGCCCGACACCATGCAACCTTGCCGGGTGTCTGCATGCACGATCTGATTCCGAAGCGTTCGCAGCTTGGACGCAAACGAAAGCAATCGGTCATCAATCAGGCCTTCCCGCTGTGCCGCCTTGGTTCGCGTCATGAACTTAGACGGCATTCGCTTCAAGTCGCGGCAGTACAGTTCCACCATCTCCATCAATGCTTTGTCGATGCGAGCCGCGGCCACCACCACGGTCAACCGTGAATCGCATTCCTCGAGCTCTGACAATGACTCGATGGCGTTCAACGTTGCCGCGTCGTTTTGGTTGATGTTGCCGTGGTCAATTCCATCGGCAACGCAACCGAAGTGCGAAAGCGGTGTGTAGACCTCGGACCAAACGCGCCTGGCGATTTCCTCGATGGCGTACTGCTCTCGGGTGCCGAGCTCCACTTCGATCGTGGCGAACGAAAGGTAGTCCGATTCCGATGACGCAACGAACGCCTCGTCAAGAATCGGCCCGCAAAGTTGGAAGTGAGCCCCCGAGGTGGAATCCCTCACGAACACAAACGTTTGCGTGAAAAGTGACCTGGCGAATGCGTCAACTGACTCGTGCGGGATGTTGTGAACGCAATCCAACAGAGTGCGAATCGGCCAAACCTTCTGCCGGCTCAACCAGTCGTTTAGGTGCGGGCTGACTGGGATCATGATGCACCCCCTTTGCCTTGCTGTTCCAAGAACGCTCGGAATTGATCAACCATCGAATCGGTGTCGATCTGGTTGGACTTCTGGTCAATCTGCCCAGAAGTGCGGGGTGATTCGCCGGCGACTTCGTCCGCTGTTCGTTCAGTTAAGTTGCCATCTTGGCAACTTAATTTTGTCCCCTTCTGGCCAATCCCTGGCACGATGTCGGCCGGGTGGATCTCTTTGATGACTCGGGGATCCAAATACGCCTCGGTGGTTCGCCGATCCGAATGCCCGAGCAACGCTGTGGCGTTTCCTCCGGCGGCTTCAAAGTCGCTTGCGGCGGATCGGCGGATCTTGTGGAACTTGGTCCGACGATTCGACGGCAAACCGGCATCTTCGATGCACTCCCCGAACTTCTTCCAGATGAATGTTCTCGCGTATGGCCATTCAAAGATTCGCCCGGTCTTCTGGTACTGGCGGATGGCCTCGATTCGCTTCACGGTCTCCGGGCGAAGCTTGAACCCCTTGTCCGATTTTCCCCCTTTCCGGTGTTCGCCGCGGACGATCAACCAACCGCCTTCGCCGATGTCATCGAACGTCAGTTCCAACACGGCCCCGATTCGTTCCCCGGTGTCGTAGATAATGCTCACCAGGGCAGGCCAGAAACTTGATGCAGGCACTTTGCCAATGTTGCCGCGGTCGGCCTCGCAAGCCTTCATCAACGCGACAAGCTGCTCGTCGCTCCACGCATCGGGAACACGCTTCGGGCAGTTGATTGGTGAGATGTCGGGGAAGTCAGGCAACCAACCGCGGCGGGCTGCAAAGTTCCAAAACGCAGTCAGCTCGGTGCGTTCTTTCTCGATGGTGTGCGGGCTCAACTGGGTGTTTTCAATCAACCATTGCAGGTAGCCGGAAACCGTCTTGGTGTTCAGGTCGCCGACAACTGGTTCCCTTCCGAGCCACTTGGTGAAAGATCGGATAGTGTTGCGGTACAGGCGGATGGTGTTGGGGCTTTTGCCAACCAGTCTCGCCGGGATGTACTCATCATCAAGAAACGCGTTCAGTGTGAGGCTCTGTTCTGTGGAACGGTCGCACTTCTTGACCGGCAACGCATCGGGCATCGCTACGTTCTGCCGGTTCTGAGTCCAATCAGTTTTTGTACCGGCGCGAACTTGCGAAAAGTCGTGCTGCTCGGCCCATCCGAGCACAAACGCGACTTGGTTCCTGTCTTTGAACCATTCAAACCAAAGCCCAACGGTATGACCTCGAGCGTTTTGACGTTTCAACCGCATGATGATCATCACGGCCACCTCGGGGGAGATGTCGGACAGCGTCATGGGCCTCTGAACGATTTCCAAGAACATCTCCTCAATCCTTAAGCCAAGGCGTTTGTTCCCACCGCCTCGCTTCTTGCGGTAGCTCAACTGGCCTTGCTCATCCATGCTGAACGAGTCGAGATTCCGAAGCGTCGGTTCTATTGTTTTCGGGTCGATGTTCATTCCGTCACCTCGCTGCTTGTCTTGGCTGTGGACTTGAACCACTCAACGACTTGATCCTCGTGGAACCATCGCCCTGTTGGCGTTATCCGCCCTGGGAACTTGGTCCGGAACTCTCGCTCCCATGTAGACCACGAATAGCCGAACGAATC harbors:
- a CDS encoding tyrosine-type recombinase/integrase; its protein translation is MNIDPKTIEPTLRNLDSFSMDEQGQLSYRKKRGGGNKRLGLRIEEMFLEIVQRPMTLSDISPEVAVMIIMRLKRQNARGHTVGLWFEWFKDRNQVAFVLGWAEQHDFSQVRAGTKTDWTQNRQNVAMPDALPVKKCDRSTEQSLTLNAFLDDEYIPARLVGKSPNTIRLYRNTIRSFTKWLGREPVVGDLNTKTVSGYLQWLIENTQLSPHTIEKERTELTAFWNFAARRGWLPDFPDISPINCPKRVPDAWSDEQLVALMKACEADRGNIGKVPASSFWPALVSIIYDTGERIGAVLELTFDDIGEGGWLIVRGEHRKGGKSDKGFKLRPETVKRIEAIRQYQKTGRIFEWPYARTFIWKKFGECIEDAGLPSNRRTKFHKIRRSAASDFEAAGGNATALLGHSDRRTTEAYLDPRVIKEIHPADIVPGIGQKGTKLSCQDGNLTERTADEVAGESPRTSGQIDQKSNQIDTDSMVDQFRAFLEQQGKGGAS
- a CDS encoding helix-turn-helix domain-containing protein, producing the protein MIEQQTRGEQLAALRKIKLDTFKHKGRKVSGAIQKATLRAIDDHQGRGDCFASQSTLADEVGCGTTAIGLAIAALIAQDLITADRPHRMAPNRHRVVWGSVFRLVGSSHQVEDLIETANHRDPPSVSRSPHSVDQSPALRVSSEPPSVSQRPAQRLQNAPSIATSNAPTNRPDNEAEVVLVGELYRWGLKSAAVAVAVATHRGWSIEFIRELFIEAGGNRDPQRWEPGQLANWLTGKTPPPFDEHEAAQRAAARIDGPAKREANEIRDSVRRDGQSRGVAEFIIEGLTFRKLTAVDLDRFATDAERAAAVRLDELDRERSEKPSHSVNARSGSAPSVIDEPQNRERASVGRTGRQTKDAGNQTHARTQNRGLFQRIPSGNRGTRAFDRKRAELVEALGGGS